The Fortiea contorta PCC 7126 genome has a segment encoding these proteins:
- a CDS encoding NAD(P)/FAD-dependent oxidoreductase: MKTCDWIVVGGGITGATLAYELAKVGLAVLLLEQSATPQNATRFSYGGLGYWSATTPLTRQLCTEAIARYHILSLELDADIQFRELNLVLTVDTASDPEATATLYAGCAIPPRLISVAEACELEPLLNPQAISGALTAKHGHIHPGKTTQALKQAFLRAGGEIQISPVWQILPNIVKTTNEVYHGANIVVCAGGLGRQLLKSSGIPIKIYFTHGEIVETPPVNLQLRTLVSPANLHRFQLEAISTQFEHLWDEPGNEPVSPILDAGAIQFADGSLRLGQISRILTDTQAQVDAAASEKWLRESVGQILPALKNLPGTWHHCLVPFSGDRLPLIGAIPRFENIHIFSGFSNSLTIVPPLAKRFADFVTGKEDEIITQLSPQRFL, encoded by the coding sequence ATGAAAACCTGCGACTGGATTGTTGTTGGTGGTGGAATTACTGGTGCGACGCTAGCTTATGAGTTAGCGAAGGTAGGTTTGGCGGTGCTGTTGTTAGAGCAGAGTGCTACACCGCAGAATGCAACCCGCTTTAGTTACGGTGGTCTAGGATATTGGTCGGCTACCACACCACTAACTCGTCAGTTGTGTACCGAGGCGATCGCTCGCTATCATATTTTATCTCTAGAGTTAGACGCTGATATCCAATTCCGGGAATTAAACTTAGTACTGACTGTTGACACCGCTAGCGACCCAGAGGCGACAGCTACGTTGTATGCTGGTTGTGCGATTCCACCCCGCTTGATCAGTGTCGCCGAAGCTTGTGAGTTAGAACCGCTGCTGAATCCACAAGCCATTAGCGGTGCTTTAACCGCTAAACATGGTCATATTCATCCAGGGAAAACAACCCAAGCTTTGAAGCAAGCTTTCTTACGCGCTGGCGGTGAAATACAAATATCTCCAGTCTGGCAAATACTGCCCAATATTGTCAAAACTACTAACGAAGTTTATCACGGTGCAAATATTGTTGTCTGTGCGGGTGGACTCGGCCGACAGTTATTAAAATCATCTGGTATTCCCATTAAAATTTATTTCACCCATGGGGAAATTGTGGAAACGCCACCTGTAAATCTGCAATTACGCACTTTGGTGAGTCCGGCTAATTTACACCGTTTTCAGTTAGAAGCTATATCAACTCAATTTGAGCACTTGTGGGATGAACCGGGTAATGAACCCGTATCGCCAATTTTAGATGCGGGTGCAATTCAGTTTGCAGATGGTAGTTTGCGTTTGGGTCAAATTAGCCGCATTCTCACAGATACTCAAGCTCAAGTTGACGCTGCAGCTAGTGAAAAATGGTTACGAGAAAGTGTTGGTCAAATATTACCAGCTTTAAAAAATTTACCCGGTACTTGGCATCATTGCTTAGTACCTTTTAGTGGCGATCGCTTACCTTTAATTGGTGCTATCCCAAGATTTGAAAATATTCATATTTTCTCTGGATTTAGCAATTCTTTGACAATAGTACCACCATTAGCAAAGCGATTTGCTGACTTTGTTACTGGTAAGGAAGATGAGATAATTACTCAGTTATCACCGCAAAGATTTTTATAG
- the glpK gene encoding glycerol kinase GlpK, with translation MFGYILALDLGTTGNRAFVFDTEGKVVGRAYKELTQYYPCPGWLEHDAEQIWQDTCTLMQSALAEAQITPKAVVALGLTVQRETCLIWDKTTGKPLHRAIVWQDRRTAAFCHQLQAQGYAPEISDRTGLIIDAYFSATKIRWLLDQFPDVDRRHLLAGTIDSWVLWNLTGGKVHATDHSNASRTMLMNLQTCEWDEHLLDLFQIPAHILPQIRPSLGEFGVTDASVVGASIPIAAILGDQQAALFGHGCDRPGLMKCTYGTGTFLVAHTGTEIVRSPQQLISTIAWTQKKDVGYALEGSMFTSGACIQWLRDGMKIINSAAETELMANQVPDNGGVYFVPAFSGLGTPYWDMTARGAFFGLTARVQPQHLVRAVLEAIAYQVVEVVQAINASSNTPMKRLTVDGGACENNFLMQFQADVLGIPIERPTIRDTTVQGAAFAAGLAVGFWLSYPELLQQRQIDRVFEPSQDRDRVLRNFATWLKAVQRTLNWVDIAMS, from the coding sequence ATGTTTGGTTATATTTTGGCGTTGGATTTGGGTACCACGGGAAACCGTGCTTTTGTGTTTGACACGGAAGGAAAGGTGGTGGGGCGAGCATACAAAGAACTGACACAGTATTATCCTTGTCCTGGCTGGTTGGAGCATGACGCAGAGCAAATTTGGCAAGATACTTGCACTTTGATGCAGAGTGCTCTGGCTGAGGCGCAAATTACCCCAAAGGCGGTGGTCGCGCTCGGCTTGACTGTACAGCGGGAAACCTGCTTGATTTGGGACAAAACGACTGGAAAACCTCTGCATCGGGCGATTGTTTGGCAAGACCGCCGCACTGCGGCTTTTTGCCATCAATTGCAAGCTCAGGGATATGCACCGGAAATTTCCGATCGCACTGGCTTAATTATTGACGCCTATTTCTCAGCTACTAAAATCAGATGGTTGTTAGACCAGTTTCCTGATGTTGACCGGCGTCATCTCTTAGCTGGGACAATTGATAGCTGGGTGTTGTGGAACCTTACGGGCGGTAAAGTCCACGCCACTGACCACAGCAACGCCAGTCGCACGATGTTGATGAATCTCCAGACTTGTGAGTGGGATGAGCACCTACTTGATTTATTCCAGATTCCAGCTCATATCTTGCCTCAAATTCGCCCCAGCCTAGGGGAATTTGGGGTAACAGATGCCTCTGTGGTCGGCGCTAGCATCCCGATCGCGGCAATTTTGGGAGATCAGCAAGCGGCTCTATTTGGTCACGGCTGCGATCGCCCTGGTTTAATGAAATGTACTTACGGTACTGGTACTTTTTTAGTAGCTCACACTGGCACGGAAATTGTGCGATCGCCACAACAATTAATCTCTACAATTGCTTGGACACAAAAAAAAGATGTGGGTTATGCACTGGAAGGCAGTATGTTTACTAGTGGCGCTTGTATCCAATGGTTACGCGATGGGATGAAAATCATTAACTCGGCGGCTGAAACCGAGTTGATGGCGAATCAAGTACCCGATAACGGCGGAGTCTACTTTGTCCCAGCATTCAGCGGACTCGGTACACCATACTGGGATATGACCGCGAGGGGAGCTTTTTTCGGACTCACCGCTAGAGTCCAACCGCAGCATTTGGTACGGGCTGTTTTAGAAGCGATCGCTTACCAAGTTGTGGAAGTAGTACAGGCGATTAATGCATCTAGTAACACGCCGATGAAGCGACTAACCGTAGATGGTGGTGCTTGCGAGAATAATTTTCTCATGCAGTTCCAAGCAGATGTGCTAGGAATTCCCATAGAACGCCCCACAATCCGCGATACAACCGTACAAGGTGCAGCATTTGCTGCAGGTCTAGCCGTGGGATTCTGGCTTAGTTATCCAGAGCTACTCCAGCAACGTCAGATAGACAGAGTGTTTGAACCGAGTCAAGATAGAGATAGAGTCTTGAGAAACTTTGCCACTTGGCTAAAAGCAGTGCAACGCACTCTGAATTGGGTAGATATTGCTATGAGTTAG
- a CDS encoding PAS domain-containing protein: MNIEKFIQRAETLHTRLADLYQTASVLPWIPPDMLPQAFKELYSTSRMVQLAAEELYQQNEELIQTRNLLETERQHYQELFEFAPDAYLVTNTDSVIQEANQPTAQLFKISKQLLLGKSLINFVPTEERQRFRNELIQLSQLPPSHRVRELVIRLQQKNSDCFDAALTMAVVRNQQGRVIAIRWQIRDVTERHHQIESAIVKNDNDLSQNRSIHKYSKGETIPLNPLVIWYVRQGLVKLSTFCETGEEVLIGLATTGMVFGSSMTSLQIYQATALADVELVSIYLAEIAVSPMLSCAILPKINQRLQQTEYFLVIAGKRRVQERLHHLFQFLKQEVGEPVTEGIRLSVRLTHEDIASACCTTRVTITRLISKLQQQRLISFDAKKHIILKGFGE; encoded by the coding sequence GTGAACATAGAAAAATTTATCCAACGCGCAGAAACTCTACATACACGTTTAGCAGATTTATACCAGACTGCTAGTGTACTACCTTGGATTCCGCCTGATATGCTGCCACAAGCTTTTAAAGAACTCTATAGTACCTCTAGGATGGTACAGCTAGCGGCGGAAGAACTGTATCAGCAAAATGAAGAACTCATCCAAACGCGCAATTTGTTAGAAACGGAACGCCAACACTACCAAGAGTTATTTGAGTTTGCGCCGGACGCTTATTTAGTCACCAATACAGACAGCGTTATTCAAGAAGCTAACCAGCCCACAGCGCAATTATTCAAAATCTCTAAGCAATTACTGTTGGGTAAATCTTTAATTAATTTTGTCCCTACAGAAGAACGTCAGCGCTTTCGTAATGAACTTATTCAATTATCACAATTACCACCATCCCATAGAGTCAGAGAATTAGTTATTCGCTTGCAACAAAAAAACAGCGATTGCTTTGATGCGGCTTTGACAATGGCGGTTGTTCGCAATCAACAAGGAAGAGTTATTGCTATTCGTTGGCAAATCAGAGATGTCACCGAGCGCCACCACCAAATAGAATCTGCAATCGTCAAGAATGACAATGACCTCAGCCAAAATCGCTCGATACATAAATATTCTAAAGGTGAAACAATTCCTCTCAACCCATTAGTAATTTGGTACGTTCGCCAGGGTTTGGTTAAATTAAGTACATTTTGTGAAACAGGCGAAGAAGTGCTGATTGGGCTAGCGACAACAGGAATGGTTTTTGGTTCTAGTATGACATCTTTACAAATTTACCAAGCAACTGCTCTTGCTGATGTGGAATTAGTATCTATTTATTTAGCAGAAATCGCTGTTTCACCGATGCTGAGTTGCGCTATTTTACCAAAAATCAATCAGCGATTACAGCAGACAGAATATTTTTTAGTGATTGCTGGTAAACGGCGAGTGCAAGAGCGCCTGCACCATCTTTTCCAATTTTTGAAACAAGAAGTCGGTGAACCTGTAACTGAAGGAATTCGTCTCAGTGTGCGCTTAACTCATGAAGATATTGCTAGCGCCTGCTGTACTACAAGGGTGACGATTACACGTCTGATTAGTAAGTTACAACAACAAAGATTAATTAGTTTTGACGCAAAAAAACATATAATTTTGAAAGGTTTTGGTGAATAA
- the fghA gene encoding S-formylglutathione hydrolase: MKNLNLISESQCFGGKIGFYSHAATTCNGEMRFAVYQPPQVTQKPVPVLYFLSGLTCTEENFIVKAGALSWAAEYGLMLVAPDTSPRNTGIAGEDEESDFGTGAGFYVDATTEPWCQHYQMYSYVVRELPALITENFPTQPENQGIFGHSMGGHGALVCAMRNPQLYKSVSAFAPIVAPMRCPWGQKAFSRYLGNDQAAWSAYDASELVKQLGYHSQILIDQGTADKFLATQLLPEVFAQACAEVNQPLNLRYQSGYDHSYYFISSFIADHLRHHAIALLA, encoded by the coding sequence ATGAAGAATCTTAACTTGATCTCAGAATCTCAATGCTTTGGTGGTAAAATCGGTTTTTATTCCCACGCTGCCACTACATGTAACGGTGAGATGCGCTTTGCTGTTTATCAACCACCGCAAGTCACTCAAAAACCTGTACCTGTGCTCTATTTTCTCTCTGGTTTGACATGCACTGAAGAAAATTTTATCGTCAAAGCGGGAGCACTCTCTTGGGCGGCTGAATATGGGTTGATGCTAGTCGCACCAGATACTAGCCCTCGGAATACAGGTATTGCTGGTGAGGATGAGGAATCGGATTTTGGTACGGGCGCAGGTTTTTATGTGGATGCGACAACGGAACCCTGGTGTCAGCATTACCAAATGTATAGTTACGTTGTCCGTGAATTACCTGCTTTGATTACCGAAAATTTTCCTACACAACCGGAAAATCAAGGTATTTTCGGTCATTCTATGGGTGGACATGGAGCGCTTGTCTGTGCGATGAGAAACCCACAACTATATAAATCAGTTTCTGCTTTTGCTCCTATTGTTGCACCTATGCGTTGTCCTTGGGGTCAAAAGGCTTTCAGTCGCTATTTAGGAAATGACCAAGCTGCTTGGAGTGCTTATGATGCTAGTGAATTGGTCAAACAATTGGGATATCACAGTCAGATTTTAATTGATCAAGGAACTGCAGATAAATTTTTAGCAACCCAACTACTACCAGAGGTGTTTGCACAAGCTTGTGCAGAGGTGAATCAACCGCTAAATTTGCGTTATCAATCAGGTTATGACCATAGTTATTATTTTATTTCCAGTTTTATCGCCGATCATCTGCGCCATCATGCGATCGCTCTGTTAGCTTAA
- a CDS encoding DUF29 domain-containing protein, with protein sequence MQTPPTGQTAPNLYETDFYAWTEQQVNLLRHQQWYQLDLSNLIEEIASLGRNERQELRNRLSILIGHLLKWEYQPEKRSRSWLATIRIQRRETLKLLNENPSLQSDLATTLTEAYENGRDLASGETNLPLSFFPQLCLYSLADIFSDRFYPGTLSHGINEES encoded by the coding sequence ATGCAGACGCCGCCAACTGGACAAACAGCGCCAAATCTCTATGAAACTGACTTTTATGCTTGGACTGAGCAACAAGTAAACCTACTACGTCATCAACAATGGTATCAGCTTGATTTGTCTAATTTAATTGAGGAAATTGCATCTTTGGGTAGAAACGAACGCCAAGAATTGCGAAATCGCCTGAGCATATTAATTGGACATTTGCTGAAGTGGGAATATCAACCAGAAAAGCGTTCTCGGAGTTGGTTAGCGACGATTCGTATCCAGCGACGGGAAACTTTAAAACTGCTGAATGAAAATCCTAGTTTGCAGTCTGACTTAGCAACAACACTCACTGAAGCTTACGAAAACGGGAGAGATTTAGCATCAGGAGAAACAAACCTACCTCTATCATTTTTTCCTCAGCTATGTTTATACTCATTAGCAGACATCTTCAGCGATCGCTTTTATCCAGGTACACTATCTCATGGCATCAATGAAGAATCTTAA
- a CDS encoding S-(hydroxymethyl)glutathione dehydrogenase/class III alcohol dehydrogenase, protein MEVKAAVAYGAGKPLTLETVQLSGPEAGEVLVEIKASGVCHTDAYTLSGADPEGLFPAILGHEGAGVVVEVGAGVTSVKPGDHVIPLYTPECRQCKYCLSLKTNLCQAIRLTQGRGVMPNGTSRFSIGGEMIHHYMGTSTFSNYTVLPEIAVAKIREDAPFDKVCYIGCGVTTGIGAVINTAKVEPGANVVVFGLGGIGLNVIQGAKMVGANKIVGVDINPSKRALAEKFGMTHFVNPQEVGSDLVPYLVNLTDGGADYSFECIGNVNVMRQALECCHKGWGVSIIIGVAAAGQEISTRPFQLVTGRVWKGSAFGGARGRTDVPKIVDWYMDGKINIDDLITHVMPIEQINHAFELMHKGESIRSVVTFAQ, encoded by the coding sequence GTGGAAGTTAAAGCAGCAGTAGCTTACGGCGCGGGTAAACCTTTGACTCTGGAAACTGTGCAACTATCAGGGCCAGAAGCAGGAGAAGTATTAGTCGAGATCAAAGCCAGTGGAGTGTGTCATACCGATGCTTACACCCTCTCTGGTGCAGATCCTGAAGGTTTGTTTCCCGCAATTTTAGGACACGAAGGCGCTGGTGTCGTGGTCGAAGTAGGTGCTGGTGTCACCAGCGTCAAACCAGGAGATCATGTAATTCCTCTCTACACCCCAGAATGTCGCCAGTGTAAATATTGCCTTAGCTTAAAAACCAATCTTTGTCAAGCAATTCGCCTCACCCAAGGACGAGGTGTGATGCCTAATGGCACAAGCCGTTTTAGTATTGGTGGAGAGATGATACATCATTATATGGGTACATCCACCTTCTCTAACTATACGGTGTTACCAGAAATTGCTGTAGCCAAAATTCGAGAAGATGCCCCTTTTGATAAGGTTTGTTACATTGGTTGCGGTGTCACCACTGGTATCGGTGCAGTTATTAATACAGCCAAAGTCGAACCAGGAGCAAATGTCGTAGTTTTTGGTTTGGGTGGGATTGGTCTTAATGTCATCCAAGGGGCGAAAATGGTAGGAGCTAACAAAATTGTCGGGGTAGATATTAATCCCAGCAAGCGCGCTCTGGCTGAAAAGTTTGGCATGACGCATTTTGTCAATCCTCAAGAAGTTGGGAGTGATTTAGTTCCTTACTTAGTGAATTTAACCGATGGCGGTGCTGATTACAGCTTTGAATGTATCGGGAATGTGAATGTGATGCGTCAAGCGCTGGAGTGTTGCCATAAAGGCTGGGGTGTGAGCATAATTATCGGTGTAGCTGCGGCTGGACAGGAAATTAGTACCCGTCCTTTTCAACTTGTAACTGGGCGCGTTTGGAAAGGTTCAGCCTTCGGTGGCGCCAGGGGACGTACAGATGTGCCAAAAATTGTCGATTGGTACATGGACGGTAAAATCAATATTGATGATTTGATTACCCATGTCATGCCCATTGAGCAGATTAACCATGCTTTTGAATTGATGCACAAAGGGGAATCTATTCGCAGTGTGGTGACATTTGCACAATAG